The genomic window AGATTCCTGGATTAAGGACCTGTTTAAAAAAAATAAACCTATAGAAGAAGCTAAAGTGTTGTTGATTAAGCTAAGGCACGAATATTTTTTTAAAGAGGACGAAGCAAGCTAATATACATAATTACGATTACCCCAACCCCGAACGCCATGAACCCCTACTTATGTAATTTAACATTTAAAACTGTAACAAAATTAATTGAATTGATACTAATAGTACAAACAGCCTTAAGACCAAATTTAATTTAATACATATTTAACAACTCATAGGTAGCTACGTAATAGCTTTCTATCCAAGTGTAAATACTTACAAACATTTACAAACGAACGTAAACGTTTACCAACCGGGTATAAGGTTTTATGCCTTTTACTTTTGACCCCTAACAAATACATAAGCGGATATTTCTGCTTTTATAATAATTAAACCTATGTCTAATTACACAAATCACTTGCCAATGAAACTATAGTACCCTTCTTTACTTTTTATCGGAAAAAAGATCTAAGGCAAAACCAGGTTTTTAGCCCAACGGATCGCTCTACGTAAAATTTTAAAATTTAATATAATTAAAATCAAATGAAACCACTTAAAATATACATATTACTAATGCTTTGTTTTGGAAGCTCTTTATTCTCCCAAACTAATAAACTATTATTTACATATGATAAATCAGGAAATCAAGTTCAAAGAGAATACTGTACAGGAAGTTGCTTCATTCTAAAAAAGACAATAGAAGATTTAAAAGAAGATAAAACACTTGCAAATCAATTTAATGGACAATTTGTTATGTATCCAAATCCTACCAATGGAATTCTAATCGTTGAATGGTCCGAAATTAGTATGGAGAACCTACAATCAATTAAGCTTGTAAATTATTTAGGTAGTAAGATTAAGGAAGTCCCAATAAAACAATTCAATTCTTATAAGTTCAATTTGAGTTCGTATTCTACTGGAATGTATTTACTTCAGTTTAAGTTTAAAGACAACAGTACTTTTTCTCAAAAAATTATTAAAAATTAAAATATTCGAAATGAAATTTATTTTAAAAACATTACTATATGTATTAGTTTTAATGGGAATATGTACTTATTCACAAACTAAAACTCAAAAAATTGAATCTGAGGTTTTATCTAAAACGGTCAGATTAAAAAAAATAAAGCACTCAAAATTAAGATCAAATTCTAATTTCGTAAAAAATAGTTCTACCGAAAAAAGTATTTCAGGTACTGAAGTTGCCGGAATTACTCCGGCAGATTTAGATGTTTCACCTTCTGGAGCATTCACTTATAACATTCCCATTGCAATACCACCTGGAATCAATAATATGTTACCAGTCTTATCTTTAAATTATAATGGTCAAAGTGCTGATGGTCACGTTGGGTACGGATGGAACGTTATGGGTTTATCTGCTATAACTAGGATACCATCTACCCTTTATCATGATAATAACCTTGATCCTGTTGATTTTGATGCATGGGATAGATTTGCTATAAATGGTAAACGTTTAGTCTTAAAATCAGGGAAATATGGAGAAGATGGTTCTGTTTATGAAACAGAGATTTTCTCTAATATTAAAGTTATAGCTGTGGGTAATCATCCAGATTCATCAGTTTATGGTCCTAACCATTTTGTAGTTTATTATCCTGATGGTACGAGAGAATGGTATGGTCTAACAGAAAACTCTAGAAGTAGTTTGGAATGGGTAATTACTAAAAAAGAGGACCCTCAAACAAATAGTATAAGGTATTTCTATCTAAAATTTGCTAATACAATGCAGATACAATCTATTTCATACGGCGCTCAAGTTAATAATGGTGCACCAAATACTATCAGTTTTGAATATAAAAGAAGGTCACGAATAGAACAAGCTTACGTTGGGAAAAAAGAGTTTTTCAAAACTTCTGTGTTAGAAGCTATCCATGTACGAGCAAATGGCTCGCTTTTTAGAAAATATGTAATAGATCATATACAAAGTTCTCTTGGATATGATTTAGTAAG from Aquimarina sp. ERC-38 includes these protein-coding regions:
- a CDS encoding T9SS type A sorting domain-containing protein, yielding MKPLKIYILLMLCFGSSLFSQTNKLLFTYDKSGNQVQREYCTGSCFILKKTIEDLKEDKTLANQFNGQFVMYPNPTNGILIVEWSEISMENLQSIKLVNYLGSKIKEVPIKQFNSYKFNLSSYSTGMYLLQFKFKDNSTFSQKIIKN